The window CTTCTGAACACCGCCGCAGACGCCGGTTTTGGAGCTGGTTATCGCGGCGACCTCCAACGCGCACAACAACTTACCGAGTAGCTATTTGTCAATACTCCATGGTCGCACTTTTGGCCTGTGGCTTGCCTCTATGTAAGGCGTCCAGCTTTCCCCAGCGCCATCCCCTGCGTGGGAGGCCGGAAATCTAAGGAGATAAACATGACGATGCTAGTGCTAAACACCCTAGCCAGCCTCCATCAAAACGAGGAAGGCCAGGGGTTGGTCGAGTATCTGCTGATCCTTGCACTGGTCGCCTTCGCGGCAACGGCAGGAATGTCGAGCTTGGCGAGTGGTCTGAACAGTGCGTTCTCTCAGATCGGTGTCATCCTGGGGTCATACATCACCTAGGAAGACTTCTGTGGCTTCGCGCTCGCACCGGGACAGGTGCGAGCCGAAGCTCGGAGAAAAGCAAAGTTGCATATTTCGCTCCCTTTCGTTCCATTTTGTGATTTTCAGTCAATGGATAGATATCTCGAACTCAGTGCTGTAGTGATGACCGCCATCGCGGCAATCACAGACTTGCGCGCCCGCCGCATTCCCAACTGGCTCACCTACTCGGGACTGCTGCTGGCGGTATCCGCGCGTACTGCGTTTTGGGGTTGGTCAGGATTGAAGACCGGGTTGGCCGGAGTGGTCGTGGCAGGCAGCATCTTCTGCCTCTTGTCGTTTTTCGGAGCAATGGGCGGCGGTGACGTGAAACTCATGGGCGCGGTCGGCGCCTGGCTCGGTCCCAGTAATGCGCTCCTGACTTTAATTGTGGTGTGCATTACAGGCGGATTTATCGCATTTGCTTACTTGTTGTTTGGATCCGACAAACCCATCGCGGCCAACATCGCGCGGGAAGGAAAACTAGATTCGAGCGCGTCTCGCCCGGTCAGAGCGAACGCGCCCAATGCGGCAAGAGTGCCGTTTGGGGTGGCGATTGCGATTGGAACATTTGTTTGTGCCGGCAGTGCTTTTTTTCGGAGGTGATTTACGAACCCACAGCGTGTGGTAGTTGCATTTCTTCTCGCTGCAGTCCTTGCAGGCGGCATTACGTTCCTGTTGTATCGG is drawn from Terriglobales bacterium and contains these coding sequences:
- a CDS encoding Flp family type IVb pilin — its product is MTMLVLNTLASLHQNEEGQGLVEYLLILALVAFAATAGMSSLASGLNSAFSQIGVILGSYIT
- a CDS encoding prepilin peptidase → MDRYLELSAVVMTAIAAITDLRARRIPNWLTYSGLLLAVSARTAFWGWSGLKTGLAGVVVAGSIFCLLSFFGAMGGGDVKLMGAVGAWLGPSNALLTLIVVCITGGFIAFAYLLFGSDKPIAANIAREGKLDSSASRPVRANAPNAARVPFGVAIAIGTFVCAGSAFFRR